The proteins below come from a single Salvelinus fontinalis isolate EN_2023a chromosome 1, ASM2944872v1, whole genome shotgun sequence genomic window:
- the LOC129863328 gene encoding cation channel sperm-associated auxiliary subunit epsilon-like, with protein MRGLPFFLSLLVLQKIELIVGVWRYNNILEDENLFTLQNAVFLKYDGSDFVEWEYPECCNVINKSSPNATMKCTSPGFQMVKPLVSSPEEEEARYLFISNSFFSFIWYALVPIDRDSAETSSKKVRMWIIDPEQADPAEINNTALVPSTQSRYITKHFYNNGQYPVIKLKSKQTHLGHFQKDGYWEAVIPGDERFNDFHIYGQPISFQHRFVIDGQHTFYWPEPAEPNGEREVSLRLAQGSPLSLVWGTCELYRGLLLSDTGALITKNAFLTSEELKVYPGTLPVPPEGYFTVDQAALLEDGIIFRIDGALYWRDNQDRVLTEHPQLPTSGVMGLYQRMCCASNYPVQDVELSSLIVWKDNLLLVGPKKFKNPGRENFLKIVLAAPPNVTYLTASFGSQPASLAILGMSSIPGAISRHFLTSYNELVPSWITSTFMTKFKLKDNPKGPFEMRFLESADASLLLWNKETILYSFHNDNEWGEIRPFNASHLSAAAFGSKIHQVTLDHSWNMLVKMENNILFYCKVGMHEVVRLHKWMEPDSRMVLYLNQKEEINMLTLTPEGLHVQKYPMMMETKSAMKDSYHDCPFISFEHSMNTISYNMDKGDQMVLWAQIVYPEGKGVHVKFLSINADLLYIEQKFHFEGVNSVDTVNTTFIISQKVDYSDATSYTHLTKKTSGIVTLELVPNQIGNTCNLPMSRISHFNVGCPPNRHIRVARPWGMPCEMHSLTNYTILRSVLRDPQQGDIVVHYDWEKFGCLLKTHYKNQFLPSIDLYDGDHYVRNVDANFIVWDRFGRKDYSFNATMRQVACLRESQTWISMLTGGKSLEEAWGPENYRTCFKVSPGKLGNLDQPYEIMNRSSKNFLTFSQVDSATYVFNVKILDPNYSFCDLHAVFAVQTYGITIPKYQHLTTYVTIVFTLFSLCILGYSYCRYVTIFRNLLATKRHKYE; from the exons ATGAGGGGGTTACCTTTTTTTCTGTCTCTCCTTGTACTTCAGAAAATCGAATTAATCGTTGGAGTATGGAG ATACAATAATATTTTGGAGGATGAAAACTTATTTACACTACAAAATGCA GTTTTCCTCAAGTATGATGGATCTGACTTTGTTGAATGGGAGTATCCAGAGTGTTGTAATGTCATCAACAAAAG CTCCCCAAATGCCACCATGAAATGCACTTCTCCTGGTTTCCAAATGGTAAAGCCATTGGTGTCT TCACCAGAGGAAGAAGAGGCACGATATCTTTTCATCAGCAATTCATTTTTCAGTTTTATCTGGTATGCCTTAGTGCCTATTGACAG AGATTCAGCAGAAACAAGCTCCaag AAAGTGAGAATGTGGATCATCGATCCAGAGCAAGCAGACCCTGCTGAAATTAACAACACTGCACTTGTACCCTCAACG CAATCCAGATATATCACGAAGCACTTCTACAATAACGGACAGTACCCAGTGATCAAGTTAAAATCTAAGCAGACACACTTGGGGCATTTCCAGAAAGATGG GTACTGGGAAGCAGTCATCCCTGGTGATGAAAGATTCAACGATTTTCACATTTATGGTCAGCCAATCAGTTTCCAGCATCGCTTTGTCATAGACGGTCAGCACACATTCTACTGGCCAGAACCCGCAGAGCCcaatggggagagggaggtgtcTTTGCGTCTGGCCCAAGGAAGCCCTTTATCCCTGGTGTGGGGCACCTGTGAGCTCTACCGCGGCCTGCTCCTCTCCGACACAGGCGCCCTCATAACCAAGAATGCTTTCCTCACCTCTGAGGAGCTGAAGGTGTACCCAGGAACGTTGCCTGTCCCTCCTGAGGGATATTTCACTGTGGACCAAGCTGCTCTTCTTGAGGACGGCATCATATTTAGAATAGATGGCGCCCTCTACTGGAGGGACAACCAGGATCGTGTGCTGACAGAACATCCTCAACTTCCCACAAGTGGAGTGATGGGCCTCTATCAAAGAATGTGCTGCGCTAGTAACTACCCTGTTCAG GATGTGGAACTGAGCTCTTTAATTGTGTGGAAAGACAATTTGTTGCTTGTGGGTCCAAAGAAATTTAAAAACCCGGGTAGGGAGAATTTCCTAAAAATTGTGTTGGCGGCTCCTCCAAATGTCACCTATTTAACAGCATCATTCGGTTCCCAACCGGCCTCCCTGGCCATTCTGGGGATGTCCTCCATCCCAGGCGCTATCTCACGCCACTTCCTCACCAGTTACAATGAACTGGTCCCTAGTTGGATAACCAGCACATTCATGACCAAGTTTAAGCTGAAGGACAACCCTAAAGGTCCATTTGAAATGCGCTTCCTGGAATCAGCCGATGCATCCCTGCTGCTGTGGAACAAAGAGACCATCCTCTATAGCTTCCACAATGACAACGAGTGGGGCGAGATCAGACCCTTCAACGCATCACATCTCAGTGCTGCAGCCTTTGGCAGTAAGATTCACCAAGTGACCTTGG ATCACTCCTGGAACATGCTGGTGAAGATGGAGAACAATATTCTGTTCTACTGTAAAGTGGGCATGCACGAGGTGGTACGCTTGCACAAGTGGATGGAGCCGGACAGTCGCATGGTCCTCTACCTCAACCAGAAAGAGGAGATCAACATGCTCACCCTGACACCTGAGGGGCTGCACGTCCAGAAGTACCCCATGATGATGGAGACTAAGAGCGCCATGAAGGACAGCTACCATGACTGTCCCTTCATCTCCTTTGAGCACAGTATGAACACCATTTCCTATAACATGGATAAGGGAGACCAGATGGTTCTGTGGGCTCAGATAGTCTACCCAGAGGGGAAAGGTGTGCACGTGAAGTTCCTCAGCATCAATGCGGACCTGCTTTATATTGAGCAGAAGTTTCACTTTGAGGGTGTGAACAGTGTGGACACAGTGAACACG ACATTTATAATCAGCCAGAAAGTGGATTACAGTGATGCAACGAGTTACACACATTTAAC AAAAAAAACAAGTGGCATTGTTACCCTGGAACTAGTACCCAACCAGATTGGCAACACTTGTAATTTGCCAATGAGTCGG ATATCCCATTTTAATGTTGGCTGCCCACCAAATAGACATATCCGTGTTGCTAG GCCTTGGGGAATGCCTTGCGAGATGCACAGCCTCACCAACTACACCATTTTAAG GTCTGTACTCAGAGATCCACAACAAGGCGATATA GTTGTGCATTACGACTGGGAGAAATTTGGATGTCTACTCAAAACGCACTATAAAAATCAATTCCTCCCAAGCATTGACCT GTATGATGGAGACCACTATGTTAGGAACGTCGACGCCAACTTCATAGTATGGGACAGATTTGGTCGGAAGGACTATTCTTTTAATGCAACCATGCGCCAG GTTGCCTGTCTCCGTGAATCTCAGACCTGGATCTCCATGCTGACTGGGGGGAAAAGCCTGGAGGAGGCCTGGGGTCCGGAG AACTACAGGACTTGTTTTAAGGTCAGCCCTGGCAAGTTGGGGAACCTGGACCAGCCTTATGAAATAATGAACAGAAGCTCCAAAAACTTTCTGACATTTTCCCAGGTGGACAGTGCTACCTATGTGTTTAATGTCAAGATACTGGACCCCAATTACAG CTTCTGTGATCTTCATGCTGTGTTTGCAGTCCAGACCTATGGCATTACAATTCC GAAGTATCAGCATCTAACTACATATGTGACCATTGTTTTTACCCTTTTCTCACTCTGTATACTGGGCTACAGTTATTGTCGATATGTGACTATTTTCAGGAATCTGCTGGCAACCAAAAGGCATAAATATGAATAG